From Spirosoma aerolatum, one genomic window encodes:
- a CDS encoding FAD-dependent oxidoreductase, translating to MESTENQNRLSAMFSLNRRKFIQSTLAGAGAAALPVLASDAQAALKTADEFKEPARNLPIKGEFDVVVCGAGPAGVSAAITAARAGAKTQLIEVHGCLGGVWTAGLLTYIFDFDKPGLTKEIKVKLDERNARRNKIADQFVYHPDEMKVLLEEMCIEAGVKFRLLTRVSSAYKDKKQLTTIVTDSKSGREAWKAKVFIDATGDGDVGAQAGNSWEIGHGGDTCPCQPLTLNTLAVVRDPAALKQFISFYTNDGDKKNWHVPAVEAFKKEIARAGITPSYGMPTLFLIRDNLVMIMVNHEYNIKAFDADEITEATVQARAEVYNIVRGLNKLGGPWEGMQIVATPEQIGIRDGRRIHGRYTVTKQDLVVGARHEDAVVRPTFGVDIHAADRKTNEVETIGRGGIKMIPYDIPLRALIAKDVDGLMMAGRCISGDFVAHASYRVTGNAVAMGEAAGAVASIAAKTNKLPNEVAWSDAAQLLTKLGMRA from the coding sequence ATGGAATCAACGGAGAATCAAAATCGCCTATCGGCCATGTTCAGCCTGAACCGCCGGAAATTTATTCAATCGACGCTTGCTGGCGCGGGAGCCGCTGCGTTGCCTGTACTGGCATCAGACGCCCAAGCCGCATTGAAAACGGCTGACGAATTTAAAGAACCCGCCCGCAATTTACCCATCAAAGGCGAGTTTGACGTCGTGGTGTGTGGAGCCGGGCCGGCGGGTGTATCGGCCGCCATTACGGCTGCCCGCGCGGGAGCCAAAACGCAGTTGATTGAAGTTCACGGGTGCTTGGGGGGCGTCTGGACGGCCGGGCTACTGACCTACATTTTCGATTTCGACAAGCCAGGGCTGACCAAAGAAATCAAGGTGAAACTCGATGAGCGAAATGCCCGTCGCAACAAAATTGCTGATCAGTTTGTGTACCACCCCGACGAAATGAAAGTGTTGCTGGAAGAAATGTGTATCGAAGCGGGTGTAAAGTTTCGGTTGCTCACCCGCGTATCGTCCGCTTATAAAGACAAAAAACAGCTTACAACCATTGTGACCGATTCCAAGTCGGGTCGTGAAGCCTGGAAAGCCAAAGTATTTATCGATGCTACCGGCGATGGTGATGTGGGAGCCCAGGCAGGCAACAGTTGGGAAATCGGGCATGGTGGCGATACATGTCCCTGCCAGCCGCTGACACTCAATACGTTGGCTGTTGTTCGTGATCCGGCGGCTCTGAAGCAGTTCATTTCGTTTTACACGAACGATGGTGATAAAAAGAACTGGCATGTTCCAGCGGTTGAAGCGTTCAAAAAGGAGATTGCTAGGGCAGGTATTACGCCTTCATATGGTATGCCAACGCTCTTTCTGATTCGGGATAATCTGGTCATGATTATGGTCAATCATGAGTACAATATCAAAGCGTTCGATGCTGATGAGATTACCGAAGCTACTGTTCAGGCCAGAGCTGAAGTGTACAACATTGTGCGGGGGCTGAACAAACTAGGTGGGCCCTGGGAGGGTATGCAGATTGTGGCAACCCCCGAGCAGATTGGTATTCGTGACGGCCGACGGATTCATGGTCGCTATACAGTTACCAAACAGGATTTGGTAGTTGGTGCCCGACATGAGGATGCGGTAGTTCGACCAACCTTTGGCGTCGACATTCACGCGGCTGATCGGAAAACCAACGAGGTAGAAACCATCGGTCGGGGTGGCATCAAAATGATCCCGTACGACATTCCACTACGGGCACTGATTGCCAAAGATGTGGATGGACTCATGATGGCCGGACGTTGCATCAGTGGCGACTTTGTAGCTCATGCTAGTTATCGGGTAACGGGCAATGCCGTTGCCATGGGCGAAGCGGCTGGTGCTGTGGCTTCCATTGCGGCCAAAACCAATAAACTGCCCAATGAAGTAGCCTGGAGCGATGCCGCCCAATTACTGACCAAGCTGGGTATGCGGGCTTAG
- a CDS encoding RagB/SusD family nutrient uptake outer membrane protein gives MKKLLFLLSTLLLASCEDVLKEAPKSLAVETFYNTLAEVQAAVNAIYTPLRDSNTSGMGVYIAVLEGHTDYGLGRGSYAILNNFAGLDNVNVSRVSGAWSAFYLSIRNANLVIKNAPNGKAISQADIAKSIAEAKFLRAFSYFHLVRNWGGVPIRTEANMADITAKRNSVDEVYALILSDLQVAETSLPDQVTDIGRPTKWAAKTMLADVYLQLGKYAEARDKADEVIKTNKYALVQVATVDDFLKIFGPDVITTSEEIFSLKFSHQPGQGNLFPTLTNHPGTKLLGGGGGVFGLYSDSTLPTYSNWDNADLRKMLWYSWNIGVGTTSLLSKKYIDPNSLEFAGAANDVSWYRYADLLLIYAEAASQAANGPTTAAMEALNQVHRRAYGKPSGTPSSVDFKLADYGSAAAFLNLLVKERGYEFQYEGKRWLELKRTGKAAEIILAAKGKTIVQKHYLWPVPVSEVSYNTAIDPVKDQNPGY, from the coding sequence ATGAAAAAACTCCTATTCCTCCTCTCCACGCTTTTGTTGGCATCCTGTGAGGATGTGCTGAAGGAAGCGCCTAAATCACTGGCTGTAGAGACGTTCTACAATACGCTGGCCGAAGTACAGGCAGCCGTTAATGCTATTTATACCCCTTTGCGCGATAGTAATACCAGTGGTATGGGCGTTTATATCGCCGTACTGGAAGGGCATACCGACTATGGGCTTGGCCGGGGCAGCTATGCCATCCTGAATAATTTTGCGGGACTGGACAACGTCAACGTTAGCCGGGTATCGGGTGCGTGGTCGGCCTTCTATCTGAGTATCCGCAATGCGAATCTGGTGATTAAAAATGCACCCAACGGGAAGGCGATCAGTCAGGCCGATATTGCCAAGTCAATCGCTGAAGCCAAGTTTCTGCGGGCGTTCAGTTACTTCCATCTGGTACGTAACTGGGGTGGAGTACCCATTCGGACAGAAGCGAATATGGCCGATATCACGGCAAAACGAAACTCCGTCGATGAAGTATATGCGCTGATTTTGTCGGATTTGCAGGTGGCCGAAACGAGCCTGCCCGATCAGGTAACGGACATTGGCAGACCTACAAAATGGGCGGCCAAAACCATGCTGGCTGATGTATACCTGCAACTTGGTAAATATGCCGAAGCCCGCGATAAAGCTGATGAAGTGATTAAAACCAATAAATACGCGCTGGTTCAGGTCGCAACCGTCGATGATTTTCTGAAGATTTTTGGGCCTGATGTCATCACAACCAGCGAAGAGATCTTCTCCCTAAAGTTCTCGCACCAACCTGGTCAGGGTAATCTGTTTCCTACATTAACCAATCATCCCGGAACCAAACTGCTGGGTGGTGGTGGTGGTGTATTTGGGCTGTACAGCGATAGTACCTTGCCCACCTACAGCAATTGGGATAACGCCGACCTGCGGAAAATGCTCTGGTATTCGTGGAATATCGGGGTTGGTACTACATCCTTGCTTAGTAAGAAATACATTGATCCGAATTCACTCGAATTTGCGGGAGCCGCCAATGATGTAAGCTGGTACCGCTACGCCGATCTGCTGCTGATTTATGCTGAAGCCGCCAGTCAGGCCGCGAATGGCCCAACAACAGCCGCGATGGAAGCCCTCAATCAGGTGCATCGCCGGGCGTATGGGAAGCCGTCGGGCACCCCATCGTCGGTTGATTTCAAACTTGCTGATTACGGATCGGCGGCTGCATTCCTGAATTTACTGGTGAAAGAGCGGGGTTATGAATTTCAATATGAAGGCAAACGCTGGCTCGAACTCAAACGAACGGGTAAAGCGGCCGAAATCATTCTGGCTGCCAAAGGCAAAACCATCGTTCAGAAACATTATCTGTGGCCTGTTCCGGTTTCGGAAGTAAGTTACAATACCGCTATTGATCCAGTAAAAGACCAAAATCCAGGGTACTAA
- a CDS encoding SusC/RagA family TonB-linked outer membrane protein, whose protein sequence is MQQALRSSVALLISVLLNGYPGEAQVMAANWAAQKPVQSSMTASQMLQLRDVLNQFKARYHVDILFEDKLINDQTVLSSMVDPAASLEKNLDTILRPQRLRYKKVKSGVYMVIGEKKPGKSLTADVRSETSMLNAQTSVTPQLVDNAAAPTLSTEKALAPVVIERSISGIVKSETGEGLPGVSVVVKNTTRGTTTDAEGKYRLNIPDGAATLVFSFVGYQNQEISIGSRTNIDVQMIPDDKSLDEVVVVGYGTVKKSDLTGSLAQVKAKDLNAYPATNVLQALSGRAAGVQVLQNTGAPGGSVSVRIRGTNSIQGSNEPLYVVDGFPLSGSNPTVLNNADIENIEILKDASATAIYGSRGANGVVLITTKRGKSGKATVDFEASYSSQTLRKKLDMMNAKEYATFYNEQAANDGLKPYFTQDQINAFGQGTDWQNLVFQTAPMKTASLNISGGTEKTQFSLSGSVFSQDGIIRGSDYNRYSIRTNINHALSKKLSVNFASTLTKITTNAQNSQGSNRGGSLIAGAISAPPVLGPYKADGSYEVFGTTYAFVNTQLRNPINILNEQSSLTKGNRVLTNAAFIYNPIPELTIKISGGIENSDDRTDSYTTTNYFGSTGNANVSTTQLTSLLNENTISYSKTIRQKHSISAVAGFTYQDFLTTTLSGSGANYISNSSQTSDLGAAGTPGIPASGYSKSVLLSYLGRVNYAFDSKYLATISFRADGSSKYSEGSKWGYFPSGALAWRISNEEFLKNSNLVSDLKLRASWGLTGSQAINAYATLNQLYSGKTIFGDALYTAYSPGTNLPGNLKWETTEQKDIGIDLGILQNRILITADYYIKNTRDLLNTVQLPSSLGFTTTIQNVGEVQNKGLELGINANILTGALKWNVNTNVALNRNKVVKLYGGQDILGAFVDISAITDTRNILREGQPMGMFWGYIEDGYDDKGKIKYKDMDGDGAITVRDKTFIGNPNPKFIYGFNSSMSYKNFDLTLFLQGTQGNDIFNTSAINNTVDYGYGLNMPREVFLNHWTPTNTNAKYPLVSSTTRVNVSNRFVENGSYLRLKNIQLAYNLPIQKWGATWIRSMQVYASGQNLLTFTNYSWWDPEVNSSGGSNSIAQGFDQYSYPTAKSITFGVRAGF, encoded by the coding sequence ATGCAACAGGCTCTCCGCTCATCAGTGGCTTTGCTCATCAGCGTATTGCTGAATGGCTACCCCGGAGAAGCACAGGTGATGGCTGCTAATTGGGCTGCACAAAAGCCCGTTCAGTCCTCCATGACCGCTTCGCAGATGCTTCAACTCCGGGATGTACTCAACCAGTTTAAGGCGCGCTACCACGTCGATATTTTATTTGAAGACAAACTGATCAACGATCAGACAGTACTTTCCTCGATGGTCGATCCGGCGGCTTCACTGGAAAAAAATCTGGATACAATCCTTCGTCCACAAAGGCTTCGCTACAAGAAAGTGAAAAGTGGGGTGTATATGGTGATTGGCGAAAAAAAGCCGGGAAAGTCACTCACAGCCGACGTTCGCTCGGAAACGTCAATGCTGAATGCGCAGACCTCCGTAACGCCCCAGCTCGTTGACAATGCGGCAGCCCCTACGCTGTCAACCGAAAAGGCATTGGCTCCGGTAGTTATCGAAAGATCAATTTCGGGGATCGTCAAAAGCGAAACGGGTGAAGGGCTTCCTGGGGTAAGCGTGGTAGTGAAAAATACGACCCGTGGCACCACCACCGATGCCGAAGGAAAATACCGACTGAATATACCAGATGGAGCGGCTACGCTGGTCTTCTCCTTTGTGGGCTATCAGAATCAGGAGATCAGCATCGGTAGCCGAACCAATATCGATGTACAAATGATACCCGACGATAAATCGCTGGACGAAGTGGTGGTCGTAGGTTATGGTACGGTTAAGAAAAGTGACCTGACGGGGTCGCTGGCTCAGGTAAAGGCCAAAGACCTAAACGCCTATCCGGCTACGAACGTGCTACAGGCGTTGTCGGGTCGGGCGGCTGGGGTGCAGGTGTTGCAAAATACGGGTGCTCCCGGTGGGAGTGTCAGCGTGCGGATTCGCGGTACCAACTCGATTCAGGGGAGTAACGAGCCGCTGTATGTAGTGGATGGGTTTCCCCTATCGGGTAGTAATCCGACCGTATTGAACAATGCCGATATAGAAAACATCGAGATACTGAAAGATGCCTCGGCGACCGCTATTTATGGCTCTCGTGGGGCAAACGGTGTGGTCCTCATTACCACTAAAAGGGGAAAGTCGGGCAAGGCCACGGTCGATTTCGAAGCCAGCTACAGTTCGCAAACCCTGCGCAAAAAGCTGGATATGATGAATGCCAAAGAATACGCGACATTCTATAACGAACAGGCAGCCAACGATGGGTTGAAACCTTATTTCACCCAGGACCAGATCAACGCGTTCGGTCAGGGTACAGACTGGCAGAACCTCGTATTTCAAACCGCTCCTATGAAAACGGCATCGCTGAACATTAGTGGGGGAACCGAAAAAACGCAGTTTTCACTGTCGGGAAGTGTATTCAGTCAGGACGGAATCATTCGCGGCAGCGACTACAACCGCTACTCTATACGGACCAATATTAACCATGCGCTCAGCAAAAAACTATCGGTCAACTTTGCCAGTACGTTAACCAAAATCACGACGAACGCCCAGAATAGCCAGGGTAGCAACCGGGGCGGATCGCTCATTGCGGGAGCCATATCGGCCCCGCCCGTTTTAGGGCCTTACAAAGCCGACGGCTCTTACGAAGTATTTGGCACAACCTATGCGTTTGTTAATACACAGCTCCGTAACCCAATTAACATACTGAACGAGCAGAGCAGCCTGACCAAAGGCAACCGGGTTCTGACCAATGCCGCGTTTATTTATAATCCCATCCCCGAGCTGACCATCAAAATTTCGGGTGGTATCGAAAACTCCGACGACCGCACCGACTCCTACACAACGACCAACTATTTCGGTTCAACGGGTAACGCCAATGTGAGTACAACCCAGCTAACCAGCCTGTTGAATGAGAATACCATTAGCTATAGCAAGACCATCCGGCAGAAGCACAGCATTTCGGCCGTGGCTGGGTTTACCTATCAGGATTTTCTGACGACGACGCTGAGCGGCAGCGGGGCCAACTACATCAGTAATTCCAGTCAGACGTCTGATCTGGGAGCGGCCGGAACTCCTGGTATTCCAGCATCGGGTTATTCCAAATCGGTTTTGTTGTCGTATCTGGGCCGGGTCAATTATGCGTTCGATAGCAAATACCTGGCAACGATTAGCTTTCGGGCCGATGGGTCGTCCAAGTACAGCGAAGGCAGTAAGTGGGGGTACTTTCCATCCGGTGCCCTGGCGTGGCGCATTTCGAACGAAGAATTTTTGAAGAACAGCAACCTGGTCTCAGATCTGAAACTTCGGGCCAGTTGGGGCCTTACAGGCAGTCAGGCCATTAATGCCTATGCCACACTGAACCAGCTATATTCGGGAAAAACCATTTTTGGAGATGCGCTTTATACGGCCTACTCGCCCGGTACAAACCTTCCCGGCAATCTGAAATGGGAAACTACGGAGCAAAAGGACATCGGCATAGATCTGGGCATCCTGCAAAACCGCATCCTGATCACAGCCGATTACTACATCAAAAACACCCGCGATCTGCTGAATACCGTACAGCTTCCGTCGTCCCTAGGCTTTACCACGACGATTCAGAACGTAGGCGAAGTGCAGAACAAAGGGTTGGAGTTGGGAATTAACGCCAATATTCTGACGGGCGCGTTAAAGTGGAATGTAAACACGAATGTGGCGCTGAATCGGAACAAGGTGGTAAAATTATACGGTGGGCAGGATATTCTGGGCGCTTTTGTCGATATATCGGCCATTACCGATACGCGAAATATTCTTCGGGAAGGCCAGCCGATGGGCATGTTCTGGGGCTATATCGAAGATGGGTACGACGATAAAGGCAAAATAAAATACAAGGATATGGATGGCGATGGGGCCATCACTGTTCGCGACAAGACATTCATCGGGAATCCCAATCCCAAATTCATCTACGGATTCAATTCCAGCATGTCGTACAAAAACTTCGATCTGACCCTCTTTTTGCAGGGCACACAGGGCAACGACATTTTCAACACCAGTGCCATCAACAATACGGTCGATTACGGGTATGGGCTGAATATGCCGCGCGAGGTTTTTCTGAATCACTGGACACCGACCAACACCAACGCTAAATATCCGCTCGTGAGCAGTACCACACGTGTCAACGTTTCAAATCGATTTGTGGAAAACGGATCGTACTTACGGCTGAAAAACATTCAGTTGGCGTATAACCTACCCATTCAGAAATGGGGGGCAACCTGGATTCGGTCGATGCAAGTGTATGCCAGTGGCCAAAACCTGCTGACGTTTACCAACTATTCGTGGTGGGACCCCGAAGTGAACTCCAGTGGTGGGTCCAACTCCATTGCCCAGGGTTTCGACCAATACAGCTACCCTACTGCCAAGTCCATCACCTTTGGTGTGCGAGCTGGGTTTTAA